A segment of the Silvanigrella paludirubra genome:
GAATATATTAAAAAATGATTTCCCCTATATTCCTCGACTTGAAGATGCTTTTACTGGTGCTGGAGGAGGAATATGTATTGGATTATCCGCTGTATTTAATAATATTCGCATTGAAATGGGTTCTAAAAAAATTGCAAAAGCTATCGCTTTAGCACCCAGTTTCACAGGCTCCGATTTAATTGTTTGTGGTGAAGGTAGTTTAGACGACTTAACATTATACGGAAAAACAGTGAGCACTGTTTCTCAACTTGCTTTAAAAAATCAGCATAAACTTATTGGAATATTCGGAAACGTAACAAAAAATAAACAAGAATTAAAATTAAAATTGGGTTTATCTGAAATTATTACTTTAGTTGAAGAAGAAAATATGGGTTATACTGCAAACGAACTCATGAGAAATTCTAAAATAAAATTATATCATATAGGACAAGATATAGCTGATAAACTTGTATCTAAATAATTTCAAAAATTAATTCGTAAGCTTCATAAACCAACGTTCATTTCTAAAATGAGGCCAAGTTCCTTTATCCCCAGTAGAATAAGAAATTAAAAATGCTCTTCCATACACTGAGCTTTGATCGATAAATCCCCAAAAGCGGCCGTCATAGGAGTTATCTCTATTGTCTCCAATGCAAAATATTTTTCCTTCTGGGACTATCCATGTTTTCTTTTCCGCACTTGTTACTCCACCTTTTTTCTTGCGCAAAATATGATAAGGTAACTTTGAAAATCCAGATTCATTTATTAATAAATAATCTGAAAGATCATCATTATTACCAATGTCTTCAAGCACAGATCTATTTAATTCTATTGTTTCTTTAGAAGGTATTCCATTTATTTTTAATATACCATTTTCAAACGAAACATAATCGCCAGCTGTAGCAATAACTCGTTTAATTAAAACTTGAGCACCTTCTGATGAAGGTCCTTGAAAAACAACAATATCGCCTTTTTTAGGCTTATCCCAACTCATAATTCTAGTTTCCATAAAAGGTAACATAAAACCATAAGAGAGTTTATTTACGACTACATGATCTCCAATTTTTAGAGTTGGCAACATAGAACCTGAAGGTATTAAATACCAATTTAAAAAAGAAGAACGAAATACAAACACACAAATAAAAACAATAACAATTTCTTTAAACTCTTTTAAAAATTTCACAACTTTGTTGCCAATCTAAATAAAATTATTCTCTTGATTTTAACTTTTCTTCGT
Coding sequences within it:
- the lepB gene encoding signal peptidase I, with translation MKFLKEFKEIVIVFICVFVFRSSFLNWYLIPSGSMLPTLKIGDHVVVNKLSYGFMLPFMETRIMSWDKPKKGDIVVFQGPSSEGAQVLIKRVIATAGDYVSFENGILKINGIPSKETIELNRSVLEDIGNNDDLSDYLLINESGFSKLPYHILRKKKGGVTSAEKKTWIVPEGKIFCIGDNRDNSYDGRFWGFIDQSSVYGRAFLISYSTGDKGTWPHFRNERWFMKLTN